A stretch of DNA from Lawsonibacter asaccharolyticus:
TGCTCTTCTCCAAGACTGGGAGAGCCAAGTACATCTCCCATCTGGACCTGATGCGCACCTTCCAGCGGGCCTTTTTCCGCTCCGGCATCCAGATCAGGCACACGGAGGGCTTCAATCCCCACCCCTTCGTCTCCATCGCGCTGCCTCTGTCAGTGGGCTACTCCAGCCAGTGCGAGATCCTGGAGTTCGGGCTGGTGGGGGGCGCATCCTATGAGGAGGTGCCGGCGCGGCTCACTGCCGCCATGCCGGAGGGCATCGTGATCCATAGCTGCTATCCGGCCCAGCGGCCGGTGAAGGAGCTGTCCCGGGTCAACTACATCATCAATATGGAGTACGAGGAGGGGCGGCCTTTGGAGGCAGAGACCGCCCTGAGCCGCCTGCTGGGGCAGGAGAGCCTGGTGGTGCGGAAGAAGTCGAAGAAGGCCAAGGCCGGCTTCACCGAGGTGGACCTGATCCCTCTGATCTACAGCTGGAACCTGGAGGTGCAGCGGGACACCATGACCCTGGATGCGGTGTTGGCGGCCCAGAACCCGGGACTGAATCCAGAACTGATCCGGGCGGCTTTTTGCGAGACTTACCCAGATCTCCAGCCGGATTTCGTCACCTTCCACCGCCGCGCGGTGCTGGACGGGGAGGGAAAGGAGTTCCGCTGACCGGCGTGTAAAACCAGGTTTGAGAAAATTTGCAAAAAAGGCTTGTCAACCGAAGGGGAAACAGGTATAATGACAAAGACGCCTTTTGGCAGCACTACCGAATTTTTGGAGGGAATCTACCTTGGATAGTGGGATGTACAGCATTGTTTTGTTAGTCCTGATGTTTGCGCTGCTCTACTTCTTTATGATCCGCCCGGAGAACAAGCGGAAGAAGCAGGCGCAGGCCATGCGGGACTCTCTGACCGTTGGGGACGAGATCACCACCATCGGCGGCATCATCGGCACCATCTGTGCTGTGAAGGAGAACACCATCGTTATCGAGACCGGTGCCGACCGTGTGCGGATCGAATTCACCAAGTGGGCCGTGTCCACCAAGGGGGCCCAGACTTCCGAGACCACGAAGTAAAGGACTCCGTGCCGTGCTTCCGGGCTGCTGTGCCCTGGGGCAGAAATGACAGGCATGACAAGCACCCTTCCCGCATAAGATTCCATACCTGGAACTTGCGGGGAGGGTGTTTTTTGTGAAAACGAAAGGAAAGCGGGAAGAGGCGGAGAGCCCCTGGCTGGGGACCATGTGCGGGATGCTGAAGGGGGGCGCACTGGCGTTTCTGACGGCGGTGGCCATCCTGTTCCTGTGTGCGCTGGCGGTGTCCAACCGCTGGCTGGGGCAGGGGATGATGGACAGCGCAGTGATGGCGGCCTGTGCCCTGGGGGCTCTCGCCGGCGGCCTGCTGGCCGTCCGTCAGGGCCGGGGCAGGAGCCTGCTGATGGGCTTCGGGGCAGGTCTGATCCTGTTCCTTCTGCTGCTCACTGCCGGTTTCCTGTTCTATGAGTCAGCGGATCTGCGCAACGGCGGGCTGGGACTGCTGCTCTCCTGTGGCTGCGGCGGCGCCCTGGCGGGCGTACTGGGGGGAAAACCAAAGAAAAAACGCAGAAGATGATTGAAATCCCGGCCTGTGTATGGTATAATCCTACCATACATATTGGCGGGGCCATGCTCCGCCCTATGACAGCATATTAGGGAGGAAGATTCCGATGAAGCACATCCAGACTCTGAACGGAGCCACTTTGAAGAACAGCGCAGCCCACGGCGGCTGCGGCGAGTGCCAGACCTCTTGCCAGTCCGCCTGCAAGACTTCCTGCACGGTCGCCAATCAGAAGTGCGAGAACGACAACAAGTAAGGACAACATCCTGACCGGAAAGGGGCGGGCGTCAGCCTGCCCTTTTTTCGCGGCTGAAATCGGCCGCCAATCTTTGCAAATTCGGAGGAATATCATTATGGTACACACATTTTCCGCGCTGGGCCGGAACTTGGCGGTGGATGTGAACAGCGGGGCTGTCCATGTGCTGGACAAGCTGTGCTGTGACCTGCTTTCTCTGGTGGAGGGCCCCATGGGAG
This window harbors:
- a CDS encoding radical SAM-linked protein; translation: MADRLLFSKTGRAKYISHLDLMRTFQRAFFRSGIQIRHTEGFNPHPFVSIALPLSVGYSSQCEILEFGLVGGASYEEVPARLTAAMPEGIVIHSCYPAQRPVKELSRVNYIINMEYEEGRPLEAETALSRLLGQESLVVRKKSKKAKAGFTEVDLIPLIYSWNLEVQRDTMTLDAVLAAQNPGLNPELIRAAFCETYPDLQPDFVTFHRRAVLDGEGKEFR
- a CDS encoding preprotein translocase YajC subunit — translated: MDSGMYSIVLLVLMFALLYFFMIRPENKRKKQAQAMRDSLTVGDEITTIGGIIGTICAVKENTIVIETGADRVRIEFTKWAVSTKGAQTSETTK